Proteins encoded in a region of the Malaciobacter mytili LMG 24559 genome:
- a CDS encoding Bax inhibitor-1/YccA family protein: MYNRDYLEQSHNHTAQNSSRVQLMSFLKATYQLFAGSLLAATAGAYIGLDIVSIIAGPVMWILFAVELALIFFVIPRVKHTPGVNLAVLFAFTFITGLTIAPLLTAIFAMPSGASIVGQAFLMTAVAFGGISMFAMTTKKDFSSMGKFLFIALIIMIVAGISNIFIQSSMMQLIIASGGALLFSAFILYDTQNIIRGGYDSPVEAALSLYLDFFNLFVSLLQILGIMNNNNE; this comes from the coding sequence ATGTATAACAGAGATTATTTAGAACAATCTCACAATCATACAGCACAGAACTCTTCAAGAGTTCAACTTATGAGCTTTTTAAAAGCTACATATCAATTATTTGCGGGATCACTTTTAGCAGCTACTGCAGGAGCATATATTGGACTTGATATTGTTTCTATTATTGCAGGACCAGTAATGTGGATTTTATTTGCAGTAGAGTTAGCATTGATATTCTTTGTTATTCCAAGAGTAAAACATACTCCTGGTGTAAACTTAGCAGTATTATTTGCATTTACATTTATCACAGGACTTACAATTGCTCCTTTATTAACAGCAATTTTTGCTATGCCAAGTGGTGCTTCTATAGTTGGTCAAGCATTTTTAATGACTGCTGTAGCGTTTGGGGGAATTTCTATGTTTGCTATGACAACAAAAAAAGACTTCTCTTCAATGGGTAAATTTTTATTTATTGCATTAATTATAATGATTGTTGCAGGTATTTCTAATATCTTTATTCAATCTTCAATGATGCAATTAATTATTGCAAGTGGTGGTGCTTTATTATTTTCAGCATTTATTCTGTATGATACGCAAAATATCATCAGAGGTGGTTATGACTCACCAGTTGAGGCTGCACTATCTTTATATTTAGATTTCTTTAACCTATTTGTATCTTTATTACAAATTTTAGGAATTATGAATAACAATAATGAATAA